The genome window TCAAGCAGGCCGACTTCCGCACCTACCAGGACTGGTACGACCAGGCCACGGTGAAGATCGACGCCGAGCGCGCGATCGAGAACCAGCTGCTTGAGGAGCTCAAGGGCAAGGCCCAGTCGCTCCAGTCGGCGGCCGACAACGACGTGATCCTCAACGGCGTGCTGATCGCCCTGGTGCTGCTGGTCGCGGTCGGTGGCGCGGCCCTGATGGCCCGTTCGCTGACCCGCTCGCTGACCCGGCTGCAGACCTCCGCCGAGGACGTCGCCGAGCGCCGGCTGCCCGAGCTGGTCAAGACGCTCTCGGAGAACGACCCGCACGAGGTCGACCTCACCGTCGACCCGGTCGGCATCGACTCGGCCGACGAGATCGGCCACGTGGCGCACGCCTTCGACATGGTGCACAACGAGGCGGTCCGCCTCGCCGCCGAGCAGGCGCTGCTCCGCGGCAACATCAACTCGATGTTCACCAACCTCTCGCGCCGCAGCCAGGGCCTGATCCAGCGTCAGCTGTCGCTGATCTCCGAGCTGGAGAGCCGCGAGGCCGACCCGGACCAGCTGGCCAGCCTCTTCAAGCTGGACCACCTGGCCACCCGCATGCGCCGCAACGGCGAGAACCTGCTGGTCCTCGCGGGCGAGGACCCGGGCCGCCGGTGGACCCGCCCGGTCCCGCTGGTCGACGTGCTCCGCGCCGCCGCCTCCGAGGTGGAGCAGTACGAGCGCATCGAGCTCGCCTCGGTGCCCTCGACCGAGGTCGCCGGCCGCGTGGTCAACGACCTCGTCCACCTGCTCGCCGAGCTGCTGGAGAACGCCACCTCGTTCTCCAGCCCGCAGACCCGGGTCCGGGTCACCGGTCACGCCCTGCCCGACGGCCGGGTGCTGATCGAGATCCACGACACCGGCATCGGCCTGAGCCCCGACGACCTGGCCGAGATCAACGAGCGGCTGGCCAACCCGCCGACGGTGGACGTCTCGGTCTCCCGCCGCATGGGCCTCTTCGTGGTCGGTCGCCTGTCGCTGCGCCACGGCATCCGGATCCAGCTGCGCCCCAGCGACTCCGGCGGCACCACCGCGCTGGTCATGCTCCCGGTGGACGTCACCAACGCCGGCGACCGGCGCGCCCCGCGTCCGAACGGCCCGGGCCAGCGCGGCGCCGGCCCGACGCCGCGTCAGCAGCGCGCCCCGCTGCCCGGCGGCGAGGCCCCCGGCCTGCCGCAGCGTCCGGCCCCGGCGCTCGGCCAGGGGCCGAGCGGTCCCGGTGCGCCGGCCGGCCGACCGCAGCTGAGCAAGGGCCCGAGCGGTCCGGCCGCGCCCGCCCAGCCGTCCACCGGCGGCCTGCCGACCCGCGCGGTCGGCCAGTCGCTGCGCGAGACCCCGCCGACCGGTCGGCCCCAGCAGCCCCAGCCTCCGCAGCAGCCGCAGCAGGGCCGCCGCCCCGCTGCCCCTGCCGGCCCTCCCGCCCCGGGCGGTCCCGGTCTGCCCCGTCGCGGGGCCGGCCAGCCGGCCCCGGCCGGCGCTCCCGGTCCGCAGGGCCACGAGCGCCCGGCCGAGCCGAACCGGCCCGCCCAGCCGAACCGGCCCGAGGAGCGCGGCCAGGTCCGGCGCGGTCCGCGCACCGACGTGGGCCCCGCCGGCCGGCCGGCCGGTCTGCCGCAGCGTCCCGGCGTGCCGAACGCCGCCGCCGCGCAGCAGCACGGCCAGTTGCCGCAGGGCGAGGACCTGCAGGGTCCGCCGACCCTGCAGCAGCCGGTGCTCGGCTCCGGCGGCTTCGCCGAGCGGAGTGCCGCGCCGGCGCCCGTGCCGGCTCCGGCACCCGCGCCCGCACCGGTCGAGACCACCGCGTCGTTCGCCCGGCCGCGGTTCGAGGCCAGCGACATCGATCCGCGCGACCCGCTGGGCCTCGGCCTGGTGGAGCCGGTGCTGCCGAGTGTCGGCTCGCCGACCGTCGGTGCGCCGCGCGCCGGTGAGGCCCGTGGCCCGCAGGCCCCGTTCCAGCCGGCCGAGCCGCAGCAGCAGTTCGCCCCGCGGCCGCCCGCGCCGCAGGGCCAGCCCGGTCAGCCCGGTCAGCACGGCCAGCCCGCCCAGGGCCAGCCCGCCCAGGGCCAGCCGGCCCTGCCGCCGCGCCGGACCCCGGAGCACGGCCAGGGCGAGGACCAGGCGTTCCGCAGCGGCGGCGCCAGCCGGATGGCCTCGGTGCAGGTGAACCAGGACCGCTCGCAGCAGCAGGGCCGCCGGTCCTACCAGCCGCAGCGCCCCGGCACCACGGCGCCGGGCCACCCGGTGCCGGCCGACCAGCCGGTGGCGGGCCGTCCGACCGAGCGTCAGTCGATGCCGGGTCAGCCGATGCCCGGTCAGCCGGCTCCGGGTGAGTCCGGCCAGGCCCCGCAGCGCGGGCCGGGCGAGGCGCCCTGGCGTTCCTCGGCCAACGACGAGCGCTGGCGCCGGGCCGAGCAGTTGCGCCAGCCGACCTCGGACGGCGTCACGCTCTCGGGCCTGCCCCGCCGCACCCCGCAGGCCAACCTGGTGGCCGGCACCGCCGAGGCCGCCCCGCTCTCCGGGCCGCAGGTCTCCCGCGCGCCGGAGGAGGTGCGCGGCCGGTTGACCAACCTGCGCCGCGGCATCCAGCAGGGCCGCCGCGCCGGGGCCGGGGACACCCAGCAGTTCCCCGCGATGGAGCGCCCGTTCGACGGCTTCGGCAACCCCGCCGGTGCGGAAGAAGCGCAGGGCGGCTACCGTTCTCCCGCACCGGGCGCCGACGGCCCCGGTCCGGACGGCGGATACGGCTTCGGTACTCAGAACCAGGAGCGTTGAGTTGAGTCAGATGAGTCAGGCAGCCAGCAACCTGAACTGGCTGATCACCAACTTCGTGGTGAACACCCCCGGGGTGTCGCACACGGTGGTGGTCTCCGCCGACGGGCTCCTGCTCGCCATGTCCGAAGGCTTTCCGCGCGACCGCGCCGACCAGCTCGCCGCCGTCGCCTCCGGCCTCACCTCGCTCACCTCCGGCGCCAGCCGGATCTTCGAGGGCGGCGAGGTCAACCAGACCGTCGTCGAGATGGAGCGGGGCTTCCTGTTCCTGATGGCGGTCAGCGACGGTTCCTCGCTCGCGGTGCTCGCCTCCCCCGACTCCGACATCGGCCTCGTCGGCTACGAGATGGCCCTCCTGGTGGACCGCGCCGGAACCGTGCTCACCCCCGCCCTGCGCGCCGAGCTCCAGGGCAGCCTCCTGCACTGACCGGGAGTCAGACCACCCTCCGTCGGGCCCGGCAGCGCATACCGGGCCCGACGTCACACCCCACAGCTGACGCGAACTCAGCCGCAGCGCAAGGAGGATCCAGATGACCCCGCCCCCGACACCGGCCGGTTCATACGGCAACGGGTACGGCTCCGGCTACGGCGACCAGGGCGGCTACGAGCAGCAGCCGCTGGTCCGGCCGTACGCCATGACCGGCGGCCGTACCCGTCCCCGCTACCAGCTCGCGATCGAGGCGCTGATCTCGACCAACGGCCACGCGGCCCGCACCGGCGGCCTGCTGCCGGAGCACCAGCGGATCGTCCACCTCTGCCAGGAGGTCAAGTCGGTCGCCGAGATCTCGGCCCTGGCCGGGGTCCCGCTCGGGGTCGCCCGGATCCTCGTGGCCGACCTGGCCGAAGCCGGCCTGGTCGCCATCCACCAGCCCGCCGCCGCCGGCGAGTCGGGCGGAACGCCGGACGTCACGCTGCTCGAAAGGGTCCTCAGTGGACTTCGCAAGCTCTAGCCCCGCCGCCACCCGGGCCACCACCTCCGCGAAGATCGTCGTCGCCGGTGGGTTCGGCGTCGGCAAGACCACGCTGGTCGGCGCCGTCTCCGAGATCAACCCCCTGCGCACCGAAGCCGTCATGACCAGCGCCTCCGCCGGCATCGACGACCTCACCCACACCGGCGGCAAGACCACCACCACCGTCGCCATGGACTTCGGCCGCATCACCCTCGACGAAGACCTCATCCTCTACCTCTTCGGCACCCCCGGCCAGGACCGCTTCTGGTTCATGTGGGACGACCTCGTCCGCGGCGCCATCGGCGCCGTCGTCCTCGTCGACACCCGCCGACTCGCCGACTGCTTCCCCGCCCTCGACTACTTCGAGAACAGCGGCCTGCCCTTCGTCGTCGCCCTCAACGGCTTCGACGGACACCAGGCCCACACCCCCGACGAGGTCCGCGAAGCACTCCAGCTCGGCCCCGACACCCCCATCATCGCCCTGGACGCGCGCCGCCGGGACAGCGCCAAGAGCGCCCTCATCACCCTGGTCGAACACGCCCTGCTGGCGAGATTGCGGTAACGCGAACCGGGAGCATCGGGTTCGATGCTCCCGGCTGTGCATCGCATAACGGTTCGGTAGGCATTTCGGACGTTTTGCCGACAGAGCGTAATGGTTCGGGTTCACTCCGTTGAGAACCATTGGGGGATTGGCGGCTCCTGTCGGCGAATGTCCGAAATGTTCCTCAAGGGGCTTTCAGCCTGGGCTGTTTGTCCCGTCCCCCCGCACGTGCTGAAATTCCAGCTACCCCGAAGTCACGAACGGCAGTTCCACCCAGCAGCGGGCTGCGGCCAGGGGTAAGCCGCTGGATTGATCCATGGCCGCCCAGTCGGCCGAGAGGTTGTTGTCGAGTGAGGCGTAAGCAGCCAGCCACCCCGCAGCGGCGCCCAGAGCCCCGCGACCCGGACCACAACGGCCAGGGCTCCACCGGGTTCTCCCCCTTCACGGCGAACGCGGCGGGCAGCGAACGCGAACGACCCGGCCGGCCGGGCGTCCCCGGCGGGACCCGGACCACCGATGCCCCGGAGAGCGGCGGCGACGCCCGCCCAACGCCCGGTGGCCGGTACGAGTTCCTGGCCTTCCGCAACTGGCGGGTGCCGACCCGACTGATAGCGATCCTGCTGATCCCGGTCGTCATCGGCCTGGTCTTCGGCGGCATGCGCGTCAACACCTCGTACAGCAGCTACGTCAAGGCCGCGCACCAGGAGAAGACGGCCGAGCTGGCCCGAACCGCCACCGCGCTGGCCGACGCCCTGGAGAACGAGCGCGACCTCACCCTGACGCCCCTGATGACCGGGTCCGACCCGCAGGGCCTGGTGAGCAAGTACCGCGCCGCCACCGACCAGGCGGTCAAGAACTACAACGCCTCCTACGCCAACGTCGCCGGCGACAAGGACGCGGAGCTCGCCCGGCGCAACTCCTCGGTGCAGCTGGTGCTGAGCGACCTGCAGCACCTGCGGGACAACGCCTACAAGCCGGAGCTGTACGCCAGCGCCACCGAGGCCGCGTACTCGGCGATGATCGACCCGATGCTGGCCTTCGACAACTCCGTCGGCACCGGCAGCTCCGAGGGCGTGGCCCGCGGCCGCGCGATCTACGCCATCTCGCTGGCCAAGGCCGCCGCCTCCGACCAGCGCGACCTGATGCTGATGGTCATGGTCGGCTCGGGCATCGACCGCAACAGCCGGTTCGAGAACTCCGACCTGATCCAGGACCTGCTCGTCGGGGCGAAGCTCGAAGGCGTCTCGATGACCGAGTTCACCAACGGCAGCAGCCCGACGGACGCCCGCGTCTACGCGAACAACCTGGTGGCCCAGTCGGATGCCGACAGCCGCGCTCCGCTGCGGATGCCGGACGGCACCACCATCCCGACCATGTCCGGCATGATGAACCTGGCCATGGGCTACTCGGACGCGGCCCAGATCGGCTACCAGGCCGGCAGTGCGCAGGCGAAGGCCGAGCTGGCCGCCTCGCAGGCGGCGGGCCTGGTGCCGGCCAACTGGCTGCAGGCCACCCAGAGCCACATGAAGCCGCTGCGCGACACCGAGACCCAGCTGCTGAACAGCGTCGTCGGCGACGCCACCAGCACCAAGGACAACGCGCAGACCGACGCCATCCTCAACTCGGCGATCGTGATCGGCGCCCTCGCGCTGGCCGGTCTGCTGACCGGGTTCATCGCCCGCTCGATGATCCTCGGCATGCGCACCCTGAACGCCAGCGCGCTGCAGATCGCCAACCACCGCCTGCCCGACCTGGTCGAGAAGCTCTCCAAGACCGACCCGGACCGGGTGGACACCAACGTCGACCCGATCCCGCTCTGGGGCAAGGACGAGATCGGCGAGGTCGCCCGCGCCTTCGACCAGGTGCACCGGCAGGCGGTCGCGCTCGCCGCCGAGCAGGCCCTGCTCCGCGGCAACCTGAACGCGATCTTCTCCAACCTGTCGCGCCGCAGCCAGGGCCTGATCCAGCGTCAGCTGGCGCTGATCACCGACCTGGAGAACAACGAGGCCGACCCGGACCAGCTGGAGAACCTCTTCAAGCTGGATCACCTGGCCACCCGCATGCGCCGCAACGGCGAGAACCTGCTGGTCCTCGCCGGCGAGGAGCCGGGCCGCCGCTGGAACACCCCGGTGCCGCTGGTCGACGTGCTCCGCGCCGCCGCCTCCGAGGTGGAGCAGTACGAGCGCATCGAGCTGGCCGGCATACCCGAGGCCGAGGTGGTCGGCGCCGCCGTGACCGACCTCGTCCACCTGCTGGCCGAGCTGCTGGAGAACGCCACCTCGTTCTCCAGCCCGCAGACCCGGGTCACCGTCACCGCGACCGGGCTGCCGGACGGCCGGGTGCTGGTCGAGATCCACGACAAGGGCATCGGCCTGACCGCCGAGGACTTCGCCGAGATCAACGAGAAGCTGGCCGAGCCGCCCACCGTCGACGCCTCGATCTCGCGCCGCATGGGCCTGTTCGTGGTCGGCCGGCTGTCCGACCGGCACGACATCCGGGTGCAGCTGCGCCCGTCCGGTGAGTCCGCCGGCACCACCTCGCTGGTCATGCTCCCGGCCGGTCTCACCCACCTGCGGGTGGCGCCGGAGCCGGAGCAGGAGTTCACGGTCTCCCGGATCTTCGCCGAGCAGGGCGGGGCCGACGAGTGGGAGCAGGTCGCCCCGCAACGCACCGCCGCCGAGCTGGGCTTCGACGACAACCTGGCCGCGGGCGGCAGCTCCGGCGGGTTCAGCCCCGCGCTGGACTCGATGCAGCGCTCGCTCCGCCTGGAGCAGCGCCGCCGGACCGCCATCGAGGGCGGCCCCGGCGAGGAGCTGGAGCCGGAGCTGCCGGGCGACCCGACCCGGGAACCGCACCAGCACCAGGGCTTCGCGCCCGAGGGCGTCCGGCAGGACGTCTTCCAGCAGCCGGGCTCCTTCCCGCAGCAGACCGGCTTCCCGCAGGACACCCGGCAGTCGGCCTACCAGGAGTCGGAGTACCAGGAGTTCTCCGAGTTCTCCCGGCAGTCCGAGTACGGCCGGCAGGGCGAGTACACCGAGTACGTCGAGGCCGAGTTCGTCGAGGCCGAGCCGGACTACCGCCAGGAGTACCAGCAGCAGCCGTACGCCACCGGCCAGTACGCCGAGGGCTTCTACGCCCAGCCCGGCTACGACCAGCAGTACGGGCAGCAGGAGCAGTACGGCAGCGACCAGTACGCCCAGTACCAGCAGCCGCAGCAGCCCCAGCAGCCGGGCCGGTTCGACGGCTTCGCGCCGCGCTCCGAGCGGCCGGCCGGTCACCCGTACGGCGAGCCGGCCGCGCTGCCGGCCGCGGCTCCCGAGCCGTCGGCCCCGGCGCGCGACGCGGGCCAGCAGACCCTCGGCTCCGGCCTGCCGCTGCGCCGCCCCGGCGAGCAGCTGGCCGGCGGTCAGCTGGGCTCCCGGGCGATCGGGACCCCGGAGACCGGTGAGCAGCCGAACTGGTTCACCGGCGCCCGGGACAGCTCCGGTCCGGCGGACGAGTACCCGCAGGCCCACCAGGTGTCCGGCCTCGGCGCCTCGGGCCCGACCGGCCCGACCGCCGCGGCCTGGCGCTCGGCCAACGACGACAGCTGGCAGCGGGCCGAACAGGTCCGCGAGCCCGCTGCCGGTGGGACCACCGGTGCCGGCCTGCCGCGCCGGGTGCCCAAGCAGAACCTGGTCCCCGGCAACGCCACGCCCGCGCCGACCGACGGCCCGCAGGTCTCCCGCGCGCCCGAGGAGGTGCGCGGCCGGCTGACCAACCTGCGCCGCGGCGTGGAGCAGGGCCGCAGTGCCGGCGGCGATCCGGGCACCACCGGAAACTTCCGGATCGACCCCCAGGACATGTCACGGCCGGGCCGCCCCGGGCCGGGACAGCAGAACCACAGCACCGATCTCTTCGGCGGCTCGAACCACCAGGAGCGTTGAGTTGACTCAGATGAGCCAGGCCGCACAGAACCTGAACTGGCTGATCACCAATTTCGTGGACAACACCCCCGGGGTGTCGCACACGGTGGTGGTCTCCGCCGACGGGCTCCTGCTCGCCATGTCCGAGGGGTTCCCGCGCGACCGCGCCGACCAGCTCGCCGCCGTCGCCTCCGGCCTCACCTCGCTCACCTCCGGCGCCAGCCGGATCTTCGAGGGCGGCGAGGTCAACCAGACCGTCGTCGAGATGGAGCGGGGCTTCCTGTTCCTGATGGCGGTCAGCGACGGTTCCTCGCTCGCGGTGCTCGCCTCCCCCGACTCCGACATCGGCCTCGTCGGCTACGAGATGGCCCTCCTGGTGGACCGCGCCGGAGCCGTCCTCACCCCCGCCCTGCGCGCCGAGCTCCAGGGCAGCCTCCTGCACTGATCCGCACAGCCGAGCGAGCTACGCGTGTTGACGGTGTGTCAGACACCACCCCGCTTCCGACATGCCGTCAGCTCCGTAGTACTTGTAGTATCCAGCCGCCCACTCCGGGCCCGTTCCACCGGGCCCGGCGTCGGGCGTTGTACGGCCCCTCGCACCACCGGCCCGGCCCGCACACCGATGCGGCCGCGGCCGTTGCCAGCACCCTTGCACCGCACCGCAGCACCCTGTGAGGAGAGGAACCGTGACACCGCCCGACGAAGGCCAGGGCCAGTACGGCGTTCCGTACCCCGGCACCGGTCATGACGCGTTCGGAACGCCCGGCCACGGCCTCGGCTACGGCCAGCAGGCGACGCCCCCCGGCCCCCAAGCCGCCGGCCAGTACCGCACGCCCCACCCGCAGTTCGGCGGGGCCGCCCAGCCGTTCCCCCCGCAGGCACCGGCGTACTACTCCGCCCCCGTGCCGCCCGAGCCGGAGGAGGAGGACGCCGGACCGCTGATCCGGCCCTTCGCGATGACCGGCGGCCGCACCCGCCCGCGGTACGAACTGGCCCTGGAGGCACTGGTCTCCGCCAGCGTCGACGAGGCGCGCCTGGCCACCCTGCTGCCGGAGCACCAGCGGATCTGCATGCTGTGCACCGGCGAGGTCAAGTCGGTCGCCGAGGTCTCCGCGCTGCTCTCGCTGCCGCTCGGCGTCGCCCGGATCCTCGTCGCCGACCTGGCCGAAGCCGGCCTGGTCGCCATCCACCAGCCCGCCGCCGGGGGCGAATCCGGCAACCAGCCCGACGTCACGCTGCTCGAAAGGGTCCTCAGTGGACTTCGCAAGCTCTAGCCCCGCCGCCACCCGGGCCACCACCTCCGCGAAGATCGTCATCGCGGGCGGCTTCGGCGTCGGCAAGACCACGCTGGTCGGCGCCGTCTCCGAGATCAACCCCCTGCGCACCGAAGCCGTCATGACCAGCGCCTCCGCCGGCATCGACGACCTCACCCACACCGGCGGCAAGACCACCACCACCGTCGCCATGGACTTCGGCCGCAT of Kitasatospora viridis contains these proteins:
- a CDS encoding sensor histidine kinase; the encoded protein is MQGRFKRGSGAAGQAESPEPLAAPHQSEPDAVPGDRLVNGEPEGPENDAGPDEQDEAGRLSRARLRGTLNRRRATGFGRVRMRNWRIRTRLSALLLLPVVVALVLGGLRINTSLQSSQQLAQMANLSDLAVKATQLADALETERDISAGPLTKDPTVQDDRVTNARRTTDDLTKAYNARADSFDNLDLAGGNSLLMQVRKDMTLLSNFRNNAYTQVNNIEATVASYDTIIKDLLSISQEIALGSDSPDLVKSTRALEQFSLEKESTSMQRALISAALARPGGADMSTSDQSFGFRLITADQSAAANFNSIYGTTAAQKLRERLTYNTEINQADRYAGQVLQANGIKQADFRTYQDWYDQATVKIDAERAIENQLLEELKGKAQSLQSAADNDVILNGVLIALVLLVAVGGAALMARSLTRSLTRLQTSAEDVAERRLPELVKTLSENDPHEVDLTVDPVGIDSADEIGHVAHAFDMVHNEAVRLAAEQALLRGNINSMFTNLSRRSQGLIQRQLSLISELESREADPDQLASLFKLDHLATRMRRNGENLLVLAGEDPGRRWTRPVPLVDVLRAAASEVEQYERIELASVPSTEVAGRVVNDLVHLLAELLENATSFSSPQTRVRVTGHALPDGRVLIEIHDTGIGLSPDDLAEINERLANPPTVDVSVSRRMGLFVVGRLSLRHGIRIQLRPSDSGGTTALVMLPVDVTNAGDRRAPRPNGPGQRGAGPTPRQQRAPLPGGEAPGLPQRPAPALGQGPSGPGAPAGRPQLSKGPSGPAAPAQPSTGGLPTRAVGQSLRETPPTGRPQQPQPPQQPQQGRRPAAPAGPPAPGGPGLPRRGAGQPAPAGAPGPQGHERPAEPNRPAQPNRPEERGQVRRGPRTDVGPAGRPAGLPQRPGVPNAAAAQQHGQLPQGEDLQGPPTLQQPVLGSGGFAERSAAPAPVPAPAPAPAPVETTASFARPRFEASDIDPRDPLGLGLVEPVLPSVGSPTVGAPRAGEARGPQAPFQPAEPQQQFAPRPPAPQGQPGQPGQHGQPAQGQPAQGQPALPPRRTPEHGQGEDQAFRSGGASRMASVQVNQDRSQQQGRRSYQPQRPGTTAPGHPVPADQPVAGRPTERQSMPGQPMPGQPAPGESGQAPQRGPGEAPWRSSANDERWRRAEQLRQPTSDGVTLSGLPRRTPQANLVAGTAEAAPLSGPQVSRAPEEVRGRLTNLRRGIQQGRRAGAGDTQQFPAMERPFDGFGNPAGAEEAQGGYRSPAPGADGPGPDGGYGFGTQNQER
- a CDS encoding roadblock/LC7 domain-containing protein, which encodes MSQAASNLNWLITNFVVNTPGVSHTVVVSADGLLLAMSEGFPRDRADQLAAVASGLTSLTSGASRIFEGGEVNQTVVEMERGFLFLMAVSDGSSLAVLASPDSDIGLVGYEMALLVDRAGTVLTPALRAELQGSLLH
- a CDS encoding DUF742 domain-containing protein, whose protein sequence is MTPPPTPAGSYGNGYGSGYGDQGGYEQQPLVRPYAMTGGRTRPRYQLAIEALISTNGHAARTGGLLPEHQRIVHLCQEVKSVAEISALAGVPLGVARILVADLAEAGLVAIHQPAAAGESGGTPDVTLLERVLSGLRKL
- a CDS encoding GTP-binding protein, with translation MDFASSSPAATRATTSAKIVVAGGFGVGKTTLVGAVSEINPLRTEAVMTSASAGIDDLTHTGGKTTTTVAMDFGRITLDEDLILYLFGTPGQDRFWFMWDDLVRGAIGAVVLVDTRRLADCFPALDYFENSGLPFVVALNGFDGHQAHTPDEVREALQLGPDTPIIALDARRRDSAKSALITLVEHALLARLR
- a CDS encoding nitrate- and nitrite sensing domain-containing protein translates to MRRKQPATPQRRPEPRDPDHNGQGSTGFSPFTANAAGSERERPGRPGVPGGTRTTDAPESGGDARPTPGGRYEFLAFRNWRVPTRLIAILLIPVVIGLVFGGMRVNTSYSSYVKAAHQEKTAELARTATALADALENERDLTLTPLMTGSDPQGLVSKYRAATDQAVKNYNASYANVAGDKDAELARRNSSVQLVLSDLQHLRDNAYKPELYASATEAAYSAMIDPMLAFDNSVGTGSSEGVARGRAIYAISLAKAAASDQRDLMLMVMVGSGIDRNSRFENSDLIQDLLVGAKLEGVSMTEFTNGSSPTDARVYANNLVAQSDADSRAPLRMPDGTTIPTMSGMMNLAMGYSDAAQIGYQAGSAQAKAELAASQAAGLVPANWLQATQSHMKPLRDTETQLLNSVVGDATSTKDNAQTDAILNSAIVIGALALAGLLTGFIARSMILGMRTLNASALQIANHRLPDLVEKLSKTDPDRVDTNVDPIPLWGKDEIGEVARAFDQVHRQAVALAAEQALLRGNLNAIFSNLSRRSQGLIQRQLALITDLENNEADPDQLENLFKLDHLATRMRRNGENLLVLAGEEPGRRWNTPVPLVDVLRAAASEVEQYERIELAGIPEAEVVGAAVTDLVHLLAELLENATSFSSPQTRVTVTATGLPDGRVLVEIHDKGIGLTAEDFAEINEKLAEPPTVDASISRRMGLFVVGRLSDRHDIRVQLRPSGESAGTTSLVMLPAGLTHLRVAPEPEQEFTVSRIFAEQGGADEWEQVAPQRTAAELGFDDNLAAGGSSGGFSPALDSMQRSLRLEQRRRTAIEGGPGEELEPELPGDPTREPHQHQGFAPEGVRQDVFQQPGSFPQQTGFPQDTRQSAYQESEYQEFSEFSRQSEYGRQGEYTEYVEAEFVEAEPDYRQEYQQQPYATGQYAEGFYAQPGYDQQYGQQEQYGSDQYAQYQQPQQPQQPGRFDGFAPRSERPAGHPYGEPAALPAAAPEPSAPARDAGQQTLGSGLPLRRPGEQLAGGQLGSRAIGTPETGEQPNWFTGARDSSGPADEYPQAHQVSGLGASGPTGPTAAAWRSANDDSWQRAEQVREPAAGGTTGAGLPRRVPKQNLVPGNATPAPTDGPQVSRAPEEVRGRLTNLRRGVEQGRSAGGDPGTTGNFRIDPQDMSRPGRPGPGQQNHSTDLFGGSNHQER
- a CDS encoding roadblock/LC7 domain-containing protein, which codes for MSQAAQNLNWLITNFVDNTPGVSHTVVVSADGLLLAMSEGFPRDRADQLAAVASGLTSLTSGASRIFEGGEVNQTVVEMERGFLFLMAVSDGSSLAVLASPDSDIGLVGYEMALLVDRAGAVLTPALRAELQGSLLH
- a CDS encoding DUF742 domain-containing protein, which translates into the protein MTPPDEGQGQYGVPYPGTGHDAFGTPGHGLGYGQQATPPGPQAAGQYRTPHPQFGGAAQPFPPQAPAYYSAPVPPEPEEEDAGPLIRPFAMTGGRTRPRYELALEALVSASVDEARLATLLPEHQRICMLCTGEVKSVAEVSALLSLPLGVARILVADLAEAGLVAIHQPAAGGESGNQPDVTLLERVLSGLRKL